From a single Gemmatimonadales bacterium genomic region:
- a CDS encoding response regulator transcription factor: MKILVVEDDRIVGQYVRRGLEEQGYHADLVGDGLEALRLISGGHYDLVILDLRLPGMTGYEVLRTVRDRGLTLPVLVLTAQDAVDNKVQALRSGADDYVTKPFAFEELLARVEAIARRPQQLRSTKVAVGDLELDTATREVRRAGKLIDLTPKEYTVLEYLMRHPGRVMSRTLITEYAWDYHFDPGTNIVDVVINRLRKKLDAGHDRRILHTVRGVGYVIKV, encoded by the coding sequence ATGAAAATCCTCGTGGTCGAGGACGACCGGATCGTCGGCCAGTACGTCCGGCGCGGCCTCGAAGAGCAGGGCTACCACGCCGATCTCGTCGGCGATGGTCTCGAAGCGCTTCGACTCATCTCCGGCGGGCACTACGATCTCGTCATCCTCGATTTGCGCCTGCCCGGAATGACGGGATATGAGGTGCTGCGAACCGTTCGCGATCGCGGTCTGACGCTGCCGGTGCTGGTGCTCACGGCCCAGGATGCGGTCGACAACAAGGTGCAGGCGCTCCGCTCGGGAGCGGACGACTACGTCACCAAGCCGTTCGCGTTCGAAGAGCTGCTGGCCCGGGTCGAGGCCATTGCGCGCCGACCGCAGCAACTCCGATCGACCAAGGTCGCAGTGGGCGACCTCGAACTCGACACCGCGACGCGGGAGGTCCGCCGCGCCGGGAAGCTGATCGATCTCACGCCGAAGGAGTACACGGTGCTCGAGTACCTGATGCGTCATCCCGGACGCGTCATGTCCCGGACACTGATTACCGAATATGCCTGGGATTACCACTTCGATCCCGGCACCAACATCGTCGATGTCGTCATCAATCGCCTTCGCAAGAAACTCGATGCCGGTCATGATCGACGAATCCTGCACACCGTTCGCGGTGTCGGCTACGTGATCAAGGTGTAG
- a CDS encoding HAMP domain-containing protein, giving the protein MRSIRRRLTIGYVVALGLTLTLFGVVLYVDRRQADFQSLDDRLEVEAQLTLRMLRDLSRSLGRLPPVVESVQQYFQGFAHYLVLVGTDQNIILVIDPVGSMGNEAVGRLRELTNLVKDGTPTWTTTTIIPGQSPVRLYLAPVVGADPAIRYMLVGASLDEVSFGPAALLRSMLLVAPVVLLVSVVIGSWLAGTSLYPLESTIDELTAITDGRSLHRRLPVNPSGTDELTRLSQAVNGMFARLEQSFAAQQRFVAEASHELKTPLMVLRAGVERALTDSTTPNESLEALDQSLEEINRMSELVDSLLTLARADEGRVALAVETRDLRELVNEAAETAQILGEAKSLTIRSQVPDGPVPYPIDRTRMRQLLLNLVTNAVKYTPSGGGVTVSLTDEADVVHLIVADTGMGIAPGDLPHIFDRFWRADPARARDTGGTGAGLGLAITKWIAEAHGGSITVQSRPGKGAVFTVSLPRSGSLQSSAVA; this is encoded by the coding sequence GTGCGCTCGATCCGTCGCCGGCTTACCATCGGCTATGTCGTCGCGCTCGGTCTGACGCTGACACTGTTTGGCGTCGTGTTGTATGTCGACCGGCGTCAGGCGGATTTCCAGTCGCTCGACGATCGACTGGAGGTCGAGGCGCAGCTGACGCTCAGGATGCTTCGTGACCTGTCGCGATCGCTGGGGCGTTTGCCGCCGGTCGTCGAGAGCGTCCAGCAGTATTTCCAGGGCTTTGCCCACTACCTGGTTCTCGTCGGGACCGATCAGAACATCATTCTGGTGATCGACCCGGTCGGCAGCATGGGCAACGAGGCTGTGGGGCGCCTTCGCGAACTGACGAATCTGGTCAAGGATGGTACTCCGACCTGGACCACCACCACGATCATACCGGGGCAGTCGCCGGTTCGCCTCTATCTGGCGCCTGTTGTCGGTGCGGACCCGGCCATTCGGTACATGCTGGTCGGCGCGAGCCTCGACGAGGTGTCGTTCGGCCCCGCGGCACTGCTGCGCTCGATGCTGCTGGTGGCCCCGGTAGTTCTGCTCGTGTCCGTGGTGATCGGTTCCTGGCTGGCTGGCACCAGTCTGTATCCTCTCGAGTCCACCATCGACGAACTGACCGCAATTACCGACGGCCGAAGTCTTCACCGTCGCCTGCCGGTCAACCCGAGTGGCACCGACGAGCTGACACGCCTGTCCCAAGCGGTCAACGGCATGTTCGCGCGACTGGAGCAGAGCTTCGCAGCGCAGCAGCGCTTTGTCGCCGAGGCAAGTCACGAACTCAAGACGCCGCTGATGGTACTCCGAGCCGGCGTCGAGCGGGCACTGACCGACTCCACCACGCCGAACGAAAGTCTGGAAGCGCTCGATCAGTCGCTCGAGGAGATCAACCGGATGTCGGAGCTGGTAGACAGCTTGCTGACGCTGGCTCGTGCCGACGAGGGCCGGGTCGCCCTGGCCGTCGAAACGCGTGACCTGCGCGAGTTGGTCAATGAGGCTGCGGAGACCGCACAGATTCTGGGCGAAGCCAAGAGCCTGACCATCCGAAGCCAGGTGCCCGACGGGCCGGTGCCTTATCCGATCGATCGTACCAGGATGCGGCAGTTGCTGCTCAACCTGGTGACCAATGCCGTCAAGTACACTCCGAGTGGTGGTGGAGTGACGGTTTCCCTCACGGATGAAGCCGATGTGGTCCACCTGATCGTTGCCGATACCGGGATGGGAATCGCGCCTGGAGATCTGCCCCACATTTTCGATCGGTTCTGGCGTGCCGATCCCGCGCGAGCGCGCGATACCGGCGGCACCGGCGCCGGGCTCGGCCTCGCGATCACCAAGTGGATTGCTGAAGCACATGGTGGTTCAATTACTGTCCAAAGCCGCCCTGGCAAAGGCGCGGTTTTTACCGTATCATTGCCACGCTCCGGATCGCTCCAGTCGAGCGCCGTCGCCTAA
- a CDS encoding PAS domain-containing protein: protein MTTTLGGTALELLGRVARILNSGLPPDDTLGSVAGAVQQGLGLEAVCIWRRDNGMSRCTGIASPPRALVAPSLEELPGAGPHSVRVPLVHAGLRLGLLELTRHPGGPDVLPAVVDVLQNLLAPFLDAITLAEDLALEVASRSREISEQRRLTGLVIDSLPVGLYVIDRAYRIQFWNRKRETGTQGLKRDDVVGRPVFQVLTRQPVEVLKAEFDRVFATGESIQEETVVEQGGERRVYLLSRLPMRLEGDAITHVITIGEDVTDARNVQQQILQHEKLAAVGQLAAGIMHEINNPLATIAACAAAIEGRIGATAEAPVKEYLEIIDQEVQRCTKIVDGLLEFSRPHHAGTPKSPVRVNELIERTLFLLKHHKRFRRLVVETDLGPDVSVVANDEQIIQVLMALMLNAVDAMGDGGTLTLRTRVLPGKTEAALEVRDDGAGIPSRELSKIFEPFYTTKPPGQGTGLGLSIAYGIVREHGGRIDVESELGRGSAFAVVLPMVRT from the coding sequence ATGACGACAACGCTTGGCGGTACTGCTCTCGAGCTGCTGGGGCGAGTGGCCCGCATCCTCAACAGCGGCCTGCCTCCCGATGACACGTTGGGGTCAGTTGCCGGTGCGGTGCAGCAGGGCCTCGGGCTCGAGGCGGTCTGTATCTGGCGGCGAGACAATGGGATGAGCCGCTGCACCGGGATTGCCAGCCCGCCCCGGGCGCTGGTTGCGCCGAGCCTGGAAGAGCTGCCAGGCGCAGGTCCGCACAGCGTTCGGGTTCCGCTGGTTCATGCCGGGCTCCGACTCGGGTTGCTCGAACTGACTCGACACCCGGGGGGGCCGGACGTTCTGCCGGCGGTCGTGGACGTACTGCAGAATCTCCTGGCCCCGTTCCTCGATGCGATAACGCTCGCTGAGGATCTGGCGCTGGAGGTGGCGAGCCGATCGCGCGAGATCTCGGAGCAGCGCCGACTCACGGGATTGGTGATCGACAGTCTCCCGGTCGGTCTGTATGTGATCGACCGGGCCTATCGGATTCAATTCTGGAATCGGAAACGGGAAACCGGTACCCAGGGTCTCAAACGGGACGACGTGGTGGGGCGACCGGTGTTCCAGGTCCTGACCCGGCAGCCGGTCGAGGTACTGAAGGCCGAGTTCGACCGCGTCTTTGCGACAGGCGAGAGTATCCAGGAGGAAACCGTGGTCGAGCAGGGCGGAGAACGGCGCGTCTACCTGCTCTCCCGCCTGCCGATGCGTCTCGAGGGCGACGCCATCACCCACGTGATTACCATCGGGGAGGATGTCACCGACGCCCGCAACGTGCAGCAGCAGATCCTGCAGCACGAGAAACTCGCCGCCGTCGGCCAGCTGGCCGCCGGGATCATGCATGAAATCAACAATCCGCTGGCGACGATTGCCGCCTGCGCGGCTGCCATCGAAGGGCGAATCGGTGCGACCGCCGAGGCGCCGGTCAAGGAGTATCTCGAGATCATCGATCAGGAGGTGCAGCGCTGCACCAAGATCGTCGATGGTCTGCTCGAATTCAGTCGGCCTCACCACGCGGGCACGCCGAAGAGTCCGGTGCGCGTCAATGAGCTGATCGAACGAACTCTCTTTCTGCTCAAACACCACAAGCGCTTCCGTCGACTGGTCGTCGAGACGGATCTCGGGCCTGACGTGTCTGTGGTCGCCAACGATGAGCAGATCATCCAGGTTCTGATGGCACTGATGCTGAATGCGGTTGACGCGATGGGAGACGGCGGCACGCTGACCCTGCGCACGAGAGTGCTGCCGGGGAAAACGGAGGCCGCGCTCGAAGTGCGCGATGACGGCGCTGGGATTCCCAGCCGTGAGCTGTCCAAAATCTTCGAGCCGTTCTACACCACGAAGCCCCCGGGGCAGGGCACCGGACTGGGCCTCTCGATTGCCTATGGCATCGTTCGCGAACACGGTGGTCGGATCGACGTCGAAAGCGAGCTGGGTCGGGGCAGTGCGTTTGCGGTCGTGCTGCCGATGGTGCGCACATGA
- a CDS encoding superoxide dismutase has product MPHTLPPLPYAYNALEPHIDEQTMRIHHGKHHDAYVNNLNAALKDYPELDKLSIDALIADLSQVPEAVRTAVRNNGGGHYNHTLFWEIMTPGGAAEPGGALGAAINAAFGSFASFKEQFQKAGMGRFGSGWAWLVQSGSGVAIESTPNQDSPVMEGKKAILGCDVWEHAYYLKYQNRRADYLGAWWNTVNWTIVGNRFGAA; this is encoded by the coding sequence ATGCCCCACACGTTACCCCCGCTTCCCTACGCCTACAACGCGCTCGAGCCGCACATCGACGAGCAGACGATGCGGATTCATCACGGCAAGCATCATGACGCGTACGTCAACAACCTGAATGCGGCGCTCAAGGATTATCCCGAGCTCGACAAGCTGTCGATCGATGCGCTGATTGCGGATCTGTCCCAGGTGCCGGAGGCGGTCCGGACCGCGGTGCGCAACAACGGCGGCGGGCACTACAACCACACCCTGTTCTGGGAAATCATGACGCCCGGTGGGGCGGCCGAGCCGGGCGGTGCGCTCGGTGCGGCGATCAACGCGGCATTCGGCAGCTTCGCATCGTTCAAGGAGCAGTTTCAGAAGGCCGGGATGGGTCGGTTCGGCAGCGGCTGGGCCTGGCTGGTGCAATCCGGATCCGGGGTGGCAATCGAAAGCACACCAAACCAGGATTCGCCGGTCATGGAGGGCAAGAAGGCCATTCTCGGCTGTGACGTCTGGGAGCACGCGTACTACCTCAAGTACCAGAACCGCCGCGCGGACTATCTGGGCGCCTGGTGGAACACGGTCAACTGGACCATCGTGGGCAACCGATTCGGGGCCGCCTGA
- a CDS encoding redoxin domain-containing protein: protein MASTGGEVSLAAYRGSNVLLAFFPLAFTRVCTAEMCAFSEDYDRFRDTGTVVLPISVDSVPTLKEFKAKERIRIELLSDFKREVCRTYGTLLEDKFLSKRAYVLIDRAGVVRWTHEEVESGQRRDNAALLEQIKALN from the coding sequence TTGGCCTCGACCGGAGGTGAGGTGTCGCTTGCGGCGTACCGTGGCAGCAACGTGCTGCTCGCGTTCTTTCCGCTTGCCTTCACGCGCGTTTGTACAGCCGAGATGTGCGCCTTTTCCGAGGACTACGATCGGTTCCGCGACACGGGAACGGTGGTCTTGCCGATCAGCGTCGATTCGGTTCCGACCCTCAAGGAGTTCAAGGCCAAGGAACGGATCCGGATCGAACTGCTGAGCGATTTCAAACGCGAGGTCTGTCGGACGTACGGTACGCTGCTCGAAGACAAGTTCCTCAGCAAGCGTGCCTACGTCCTGATCGACCGGGCTGGTGTCGTCCGCTGGACTCACGAGGAGGTCGAGTCGGGCCAGCGGCGGGACAACGCGGCCTTGCTCGAACAGATCAAGGCGCTCAACTGA
- a CDS encoding long-chain fatty acid--CoA ligase — MMDWPLTITTFLDRARQFHGRQEIISKTPAGLHRYTYRDYVDRVDRLRTALTSLGVQKGDRVATFAWNSYRHFEVYFAAPCMGAVIHTLNIRLFPDQLIYIANHAGDKVVCVDASLLPLFEKIRPHLTTVEHVIVFPDDGRPVDPAQGLDYEELLRSASPAVGYPEIHENDALGMCYTSGTTGNPKAVVYSHRAVVLHTLTEVAADMMGIASGDTILAIVPLFHANAWGLPYAGVMTGTRMVWPGPFMQPADLADLIQNERVTFVGGVPTIIAGLYQYLRANRGEYDVSSLRTIVVGGAACPPSLMEGFHRDFGVWISHAWGMTETAPLGSMCRLLPHMAAWSPAEQLEVRLKQGRPAPFVEVRIVDSDGQALPHDGVAFGELEVRGPWVISAYYNDPRNAECFHDGWFRTGDVATIDQDGYLKLVDRTKDVVKSGGEWISSVDLENAIMQHPQVQEAAVIGVAHPKWTERPLACVVLRPGAQLTAGDIIASIKDRFATWWLPNDVVFVDAVPKTSVGKFDKKVLRDQFRDYQWTEPS; from the coding sequence ATGATGGATTGGCCCCTGACCATCACGACCTTCCTCGATCGAGCGCGGCAGTTTCACGGTCGGCAGGAAATCATCAGCAAGACCCCGGCGGGCCTGCATCGGTACACCTATCGCGACTACGTCGATCGGGTCGATCGCTTGCGCACGGCGTTGACCTCGCTTGGAGTGCAGAAGGGCGACCGGGTTGCCACCTTTGCCTGGAACTCCTACCGCCACTTCGAGGTCTACTTTGCCGCCCCCTGCATGGGCGCGGTGATTCACACCCTCAACATCCGCCTCTTTCCTGATCAGCTGATCTACATCGCAAACCATGCGGGCGACAAAGTCGTCTGCGTCGATGCCTCGCTGCTGCCGCTTTTCGAGAAGATCCGTCCGCACCTGACCACCGTGGAGCACGTCATCGTTTTTCCCGATGACGGGCGCCCCGTCGATCCGGCCCAGGGTCTCGACTACGAGGAGTTGCTCCGGTCGGCCTCTCCTGCCGTCGGGTACCCCGAGATTCACGAGAACGATGCCCTGGGGATGTGCTATACCTCGGGAACCACGGGCAACCCGAAGGCCGTGGTCTACTCGCATCGGGCGGTCGTGCTGCACACCCTCACGGAGGTGGCCGCAGATATGATGGGGATCGCCTCCGGTGACACCATCCTTGCCATCGTTCCGCTCTTTCACGCCAACGCGTGGGGGTTGCCCTATGCCGGTGTGATGACCGGAACCAGGATGGTCTGGCCTGGCCCCTTCATGCAGCCCGCCGATCTCGCCGACCTGATTCAGAATGAGCGGGTCACCTTCGTGGGCGGCGTTCCGACCATCATCGCGGGCCTGTATCAGTACCTGCGCGCCAACAGAGGGGAGTACGACGTCTCGAGTCTGCGAACGATCGTGGTGGGTGGCGCGGCCTGTCCTCCCTCGCTGATGGAGGGATTCCATCGGGACTTCGGCGTCTGGATCAGTCATGCCTGGGGCATGACCGAAACCGCACCCCTTGGAAGTATGTGCCGTCTGTTGCCGCATATGGCCGCGTGGTCGCCGGCTGAGCAGCTGGAGGTTCGCCTGAAGCAGGGGCGGCCTGCTCCCTTCGTCGAGGTCCGGATCGTCGACAGCGACGGACAGGCCCTGCCGCACGACGGGGTGGCGTTCGGCGAGCTGGAAGTTCGCGGGCCCTGGGTGATCAGTGCCTACTACAACGACCCGCGCAACGCCGAGTGCTTCCACGACGGCTGGTTTCGCACGGGAGACGTCGCGACCATCGATCAGGATGGCTACCTCAAGCTGGTTGATCGGACCAAGGACGTGGTCAAAAGCGGGGGCGAGTGGATCTCGAGTGTCGACCTCGAGAATGCGATCATGCAGCATCCCCAGGTGCAGGAAGCGGCGGTCATCGGCGTGGCGCATCCGAAGTGGACCGAGCGGCCGCTCGCATGCGTGGTGCTGCGTCCAGGTGCCCAGCTGACCGCGGGTGATATCATCGCGTCGATCAAGGATCGATTTGCCACCTGGTGGCTGCCCAATGATGTCGTGTTCGTCGACGCGGTGCCCAAGACCAGTGTCGGCAAGTTTGACAAGAAGGTGTTGCGGGATCAGTTCCGGGATTACCAATGGACGGAGCCATCATGA
- a CDS encoding CocE/NonD family hydrolase, protein MRRFCPPYRQSTIPSRPGRALAAMAAVLLLATPALAQTQPEPLASCRAPASTSDSVTRTSRYVAMPDGVRLAVDVYLPARVGGPLPAVLVSTRYWRAAQGQPIGAMERFWISRGYAYVYADVRGTGASFGQWYYPWSPTEVNDLHHLVGWIAAQPWSNGTVGSVGTSYTGNTALLTAVGNHPALKAVIPRFMDFDAYADLTFPGGVVNEMMIRDWGAAVHAMDMNQVPRAPQGVRPVDGDSAAALLAAAIEDHRGNPRLDSSLTETRFRDEPVAGFGGATLDGASSFLYRQAIERAGTPIFAWASWLDAGTAQGALNRFMTWSNPQLLVIGPWSHGGGHHTSPFLPDSAATTPSSATQNEQAACFFDRHMKAGGSPYRGKTLIYYTLGEEVWKRADRWPLPGTSNRRLYLSGEGSLADRRPSRGTDRYEVDFEVSTGRQNRWYTQLGGSDVVYQERSSQDARMLTYTSAPLLQDLEVTGHPVITLRVASTATDGNLFAYLEDVAPDGRSTYITEGQLRLLHRKVSRDPAPYRTTYPYRSFAAQDAAPLVPGQAETVTFQLLPTSVLFRAGHRIRIAIAGADRDTFQRTPATGSATLTVHRGASFIDLPTVPR, encoded by the coding sequence ATGCGTCGCTTTTGCCCGCCGTACCGCCAGTCCACGATACCCTCTCGCCCGGGCCGGGCACTCGCGGCAATGGCCGCCGTGCTGCTCCTGGCTACGCCAGCCCTTGCCCAGACGCAGCCCGAGCCGCTGGCAAGCTGCCGAGCCCCGGCCAGCACCAGCGATTCTGTGACGAGAACGTCACGCTATGTCGCCATGCCAGACGGTGTCCGACTTGCCGTCGATGTCTACCTGCCAGCCCGGGTCGGAGGGCCTCTGCCGGCCGTGCTGGTCAGCACCCGGTACTGGCGGGCAGCCCAGGGTCAACCGATCGGCGCGATGGAGCGATTCTGGATATCGCGGGGCTATGCCTACGTCTATGCCGACGTGCGCGGAACCGGGGCGTCGTTCGGGCAATGGTACTATCCCTGGTCGCCGACGGAGGTCAACGATCTCCATCACCTCGTCGGCTGGATCGCGGCACAACCGTGGTCGAATGGCACCGTCGGATCGGTCGGCACCTCCTATACCGGAAACACCGCGCTGCTCACCGCTGTCGGGAATCACCCCGCCCTCAAGGCGGTGATTCCCCGCTTCATGGACTTCGACGCCTACGCCGACCTGACCTTTCCGGGTGGCGTCGTCAATGAGATGATGATTCGCGATTGGGGTGCGGCAGTCCATGCCATGGACATGAACCAGGTACCTCGGGCCCCGCAGGGTGTTCGGCCGGTCGACGGCGACTCGGCAGCTGCGCTGCTCGCGGCCGCGATCGAGGATCACCGCGGCAACCCGCGCCTCGATTCGTCATTGACCGAGACCCGGTTCCGCGACGAGCCGGTTGCCGGCTTCGGAGGCGCCACCCTCGACGGCGCGTCGAGCTTCTTGTACCGGCAGGCCATCGAACGCGCCGGCACGCCAATCTTTGCCTGGGCCAGCTGGCTCGATGCCGGCACCGCGCAAGGAGCGCTCAACCGCTTCATGACCTGGTCCAATCCTCAGTTGCTCGTGATCGGGCCCTGGAGTCACGGCGGCGGCCATCACACCAGCCCCTTCCTGCCGGACTCGGCTGCCACGACTCCCTCCTCCGCGACCCAGAATGAGCAGGCGGCTTGTTTCTTTGACCGACATATGAAGGCCGGCGGCAGTCCCTATCGGGGCAAGACGCTGATCTACTACACCTTGGGTGAGGAGGTCTGGAAGCGCGCCGACCGCTGGCCCCTTCCCGGCACTTCGAACCGGCGGCTCTACCTGAGCGGCGAGGGGTCGCTGGCCGACCGGCGTCCCTCGAGAGGAACCGACAGGTATGAGGTGGACTTCGAGGTGAGTACTGGTCGGCAGAATCGCTGGTATACCCAACTAGGCGGCAGCGACGTCGTCTACCAGGAACGATCGAGCCAGGATGCGCGGATGCTGACGTATACCAGCGCTCCGCTCTTGCAGGATCTCGAGGTGACCGGGCATCCCGTCATCACGCTTCGCGTCGCTTCGACCGCAACCGACGGCAATCTCTTCGCCTATCTGGAGGATGTCGCCCCCGACGGCCGATCGACCTACATCACAGAAGGCCAGCTGCGCTTGCTGCACCGAAAAGTGAGCAGGGATCCGGCGCCCTACCGTACGACCTACCCTTACCGAAGCTTCGCGGCCCAGGATGCCGCCCCGCTCGTTCCAGGCCAGGCCGAAACGGTGACATTCCAGTTACTGCCAACCTCGGTGCTGTTCCGCGCCGGCCACCGGATCCGGATAGCCATTGCCGGCGCCGATCGCGATACGTTTCAGCGAACCCCGGCCACCGGCAGCGCGACGTTAACCGTTCACCGGGGCGCCTCGTTCATCGACCTCCCGACCGTGCCGAGGTAG
- a CDS encoding acylase, which yields MTGRLLLGLAGILALTGCGKADPATTEILWDRWGVPHIYAANDAEAFRGFGYAQAAAHGDLLLKLYGEARGRAAEYWGEANLSKDRFVRTVGVPRRAAEWYDAMAPAFRANLDAFADGVNQYAERYPERIVDSVKAVLPVTAQDAIAHGQLVVHFRFMVSGQVDVPATRLTATPASNMWAVAPERSASGNALLLGNPHLPWSDFFLFFEAHQATPSRNLYGVSLIGSPVIAIGFNDFVAWSHTVNTQDGADVYRIIKQGQGYLLDGVEREFTSRTELLHVKASDGSMRTDTLVIRSTVHGPLISEDTESTLAVRVAGLDDPGALAQWWDMGGARNSADFESIIRRINVPFFNVMAAGQDGTILYFFGGKTPRRPHGDFTYWRSPVPGDSSALIWDDHLGYDELPHLRNPATGWLQNANDPPWTVTWPMAFDPEQYPAYLSPRGMGLRAQQSALLQLADSSFTLDELVAAKHSTRVLLADRVLDELVRAAEGGDEVAQRAARVLAKWDRTVDAESRGAVLFLAWVHHWTRGGPAFARPWQADSALSTPAGLARPADAVAALRTAAAEVERAYGSHEVPYGEVMRLRYGGKDLPGNGGDDGGLFRVANYIPDTDGKYRIVGGDTYYQAVELGRPVRAKVLLAYGNATQPGSKYIGDQLELFAAKGMRDAWRDRREIEANLDLREELPPATSARSGGR from the coding sequence ATGACCGGTCGGCTGCTGCTGGGCCTGGCGGGGATTCTTGCGCTGACGGGGTGCGGCAAGGCGGACCCCGCAACGACGGAAATTCTCTGGGATCGCTGGGGTGTTCCACACATCTACGCGGCCAACGATGCCGAGGCCTTTCGCGGGTTCGGCTACGCTCAGGCAGCTGCGCATGGGGATCTGCTGCTCAAACTCTACGGCGAGGCGCGGGGTCGTGCCGCGGAGTACTGGGGTGAAGCCAATCTGTCCAAGGACCGTTTTGTCCGCACGGTGGGTGTACCGAGGCGGGCCGCGGAATGGTACGACGCGATGGCCCCGGCCTTCCGGGCCAATCTCGACGCCTTTGCCGACGGAGTCAATCAGTACGCCGAGCGCTATCCGGAACGGATTGTAGACAGTGTGAAGGCCGTTCTTCCTGTTACCGCCCAGGATGCGATCGCACACGGCCAGCTGGTGGTCCACTTCCGGTTCATGGTCTCCGGCCAGGTCGACGTTCCGGCAACCAGGCTGACGGCGACGCCGGCGTCCAACATGTGGGCGGTTGCTCCCGAGCGCTCGGCAAGCGGCAACGCCCTGCTGCTCGGCAATCCGCATCTCCCTTGGAGTGATTTCTTCCTCTTCTTCGAAGCGCATCAGGCCACCCCGAGTCGCAATCTCTACGGAGTGAGCCTGATCGGCAGTCCGGTCATTGCCATCGGGTTCAACGACTTCGTTGCCTGGTCGCACACGGTCAATACCCAGGACGGAGCCGACGTCTACCGTATCATCAAGCAGGGGCAGGGCTACCTCCTCGATGGCGTCGAGCGCGAGTTCACGTCACGGACCGAGTTGCTGCACGTGAAAGCCTCGGACGGTTCGATGCGAACCGATACGCTGGTCATTCGGTCCACGGTTCACGGGCCACTCATCAGCGAGGACACGGAGTCTACCCTGGCCGTTCGCGTGGCCGGCCTCGATGATCCCGGTGCCCTGGCGCAGTGGTGGGATATGGGGGGGGCTCGGAACAGCGCGGACTTCGAGTCCATCATTCGCCGGATCAACGTCCCGTTCTTCAATGTCATGGCCGCCGGGCAGGACGGAACCATCCTGTACTTCTTCGGTGGCAAGACACCGCGTCGCCCGCACGGCGACTTCACGTACTGGCGAAGCCCCGTGCCTGGCGACAGCTCCGCACTAATCTGGGACGACCATCTTGGCTATGACGAGCTGCCGCACCTTCGCAATCCCGCGACCGGGTGGCTGCAGAACGCTAACGACCCGCCCTGGACGGTTACCTGGCCGATGGCCTTCGATCCGGAGCAGTATCCTGCGTATCTGTCGCCTCGGGGGATGGGGCTCCGAGCGCAGCAGTCGGCACTGCTGCAACTTGCCGATTCGAGCTTTACCCTCGATGAGCTGGTTGCTGCCAAGCACTCGACCCGGGTTCTGCTGGCCGATCGCGTGCTCGACGAGCTGGTGCGGGCTGCGGAAGGGGGAGATGAGGTTGCCCAGCGCGCGGCGCGAGTGCTTGCCAAGTGGGACCGCACCGTCGACGCCGAGAGTCGTGGCGCGGTTCTGTTCCTTGCGTGGGTCCACCACTGGACTCGCGGTGGCCCCGCCTTTGCCAGGCCCTGGCAGGCCGACTCGGCATTGAGCACGCCCGCCGGGCTGGCTCGTCCCGCAGACGCAGTTGCGGCGCTCCGGACGGCGGCTGCGGAGGTCGAACGCGCCTACGGTTCGCACGAGGTGCCGTATGGAGAGGTTATGCGGCTCCGCTACGGCGGGAAGGACCTCCCCGGTAACGGCGGCGACGACGGCGGACTCTTTCGGGTTGCCAACTACATTCCCGATACGGACGGGAAGTATCGGATTGTTGGCGGCGATACCTACTACCAGGCGGTTGAGCTTGGCCGGCCGGTGCGGGCCAAGGTCCTGCTGGCCTATGGCAATGCCACCCAGCCCGGCTCGAAGTACATCGGCGATCAGCTCGAGCTTTTCGCTGCGAAGGGCATGCGCGACGCCTGGCGTGATCGCCGAGAGATCGAAGCCAATCTCGACCTGCGGGAGGAATTGCCTCCCGCTACCTCGGCACGGTCGGGAGGTCGATGA